From the genome of Hymenobacter sp. PAMC 26628, one region includes:
- a CDS encoding CocE/NonD family hydrolase translates to MTRFALAALLLAAAAGPAAAQTPVHTPAPGPAPTTPTPAQDSAFVRQHYRKLDRQVPMRDGTKLYTVLYVPLDAAPGRRYPFLMTRTPYSAGPYGEENYRSRGPGPSRELSEEQYIFVYQDVRGRYQSEGQFEEMTPALPTAASNKARRRGPQGQLAPHDESTDTYDTIEWLLKNVPNNNGRVGIMGISYPGFYATASLPTAHPALKAVSPQAPVTDEFMGDDARHNGAFFLLDNFDFTNFFDVPRPQPVPKYEALFKAQPADAYQFFLNLGPLANANAPQYFNGRARIWNEYLQHDTYDAYWQARNIRPRLTGVRPAVLVVGGWFDAEDLFGALHTYKAIEQQNPGATNRLVMGPWTHGAWSRPDWTTFGPLNFGTNTAQYYRQTLETPFFNHYLKDKGAFNPAEATVFNTGTNAWQTYPAWPPKATAGRTAYAGAGGRLAFAAPAANEKPEEYVSDPAHPVPYTAGVADGRNNEYVIEDQRFAAQRPDVLVFQTEPLAEDLTVAGPLAADLWVSTSGTDADFVVKLIDVLPADAPAPVPNPDELLMGGYQRLVRAEVMRGRFRQSFEHPTAFVPNQPTEVKYELPDVLHTFKKGHRLMVQVQSTWFPLVDRNPQQFLNISTAKAADFQKATIRLYHDAAHPSGLTLPVVGP, encoded by the coding sequence ATGACTCGTTTTGCCCTTGCGGCGCTGTTGCTGGCCGCCGCGGCTGGCCCCGCCGCCGCCCAAACGCCGGTCCACACACCCGCCCCCGGCCCAGCCCCCACGACCCCCACCCCCGCCCAGGATTCGGCGTTTGTGCGGCAGCACTACCGCAAGCTCGACCGCCAGGTGCCGATGCGCGACGGCACCAAGCTTTACACTGTGCTGTATGTGCCGCTTGATGCCGCGCCCGGCCGCCGTTACCCATTTCTGATGACGCGCACGCCCTACTCGGCGGGCCCCTACGGCGAAGAAAACTACCGCTCGCGGGGCCCCGGCCCCAGCCGCGAGCTGTCGGAAGAGCAGTACATCTTTGTGTACCAGGACGTTCGGGGCCGCTACCAGAGCGAGGGGCAGTTCGAGGAAATGACGCCCGCCCTGCCCACCGCGGCCTCCAACAAGGCCCGGCGCCGGGGCCCCCAAGGCCAGCTCGCCCCCCACGACGAGAGCACCGACACGTACGACACCATCGAGTGGCTGCTCAAAAACGTGCCGAACAACAACGGCCGCGTGGGCATCATGGGCATTTCGTACCCCGGCTTTTATGCCACGGCCAGCCTGCCCACGGCCCACCCGGCCCTCAAGGCGGTATCGCCCCAGGCCCCGGTTACGGACGAGTTTATGGGCGACGACGCCCGGCACAACGGGGCGTTTTTCCTGTTGGATAATTTTGATTTCACCAACTTTTTCGACGTGCCGCGGCCCCAGCCGGTGCCCAAGTACGAGGCCCTGTTCAAGGCCCAGCCGGCCGACGCCTACCAGTTTTTCCTGAACCTGGGGCCCCTGGCCAACGCCAACGCGCCGCAGTACTTCAACGGCCGCGCCCGCATCTGGAACGAGTACTTGCAGCACGACACCTACGACGCCTACTGGCAGGCGCGCAACATCCGCCCGCGCCTGACGGGCGTGCGGCCCGCCGTGCTGGTGGTGGGCGGCTGGTTCGACGCCGAGGACCTATTCGGGGCCCTGCACACGTACAAAGCCATTGAGCAGCAGAACCCCGGCGCCACCAACCGCCTCGTGATGGGGCCCTGGACCCACGGCGCCTGGAGCCGGCCCGATTGGACCACCTTCGGGCCCCTAAACTTCGGCACCAACACCGCCCAGTACTACCGCCAAACGCTGGAAACCCCATTTTTCAATCACTACCTGAAGGACAAAGGCGCCTTCAACCCCGCCGAAGCCACAGTGTTCAACACCGGCACCAACGCCTGGCAAACCTACCCGGCCTGGCCGCCCAAGGCCACCGCGGGCCGCACCGCCTACGCAGGCGCCGGCGGCCGCCTGGCCTTCGCCGCGCCCGCGGCCAACGAGAAACCGGAAGAATACGTGAGCGACCCGGCCCACCCCGTGCCCTACACCGCCGGCGTGGCCGATGGCCGCAACAACGAGTACGTGATTGAGGACCAGCGCTTCGCCGCTCAGCGGCCCGACGTGCTGGTGTTCCAAACCGAGCCGCTGGCCGAAGACCTGACCGTGGCGGGGCCCCTGGCCGCCGACCTGTGGGTGAGCACCTCCGGCACCGACGCCGACTTCGTGGTGAAGCTCATCGACGTGCTGCCCGCCGACGCGCCCGCCCCCGTGCCCAACCCCGACGAGCTGCTGATGGGCGGCTACCAGCGCCTGGTGCGCGCCGAGGTGATGCGCGGCCGCTTCCGCCAGAGCTTCGAGCACCCCACCGCCTTCGTGCCCAACCAGCCCACCGAAGTAAAATACGAGCTGCCCGACGTGCTCCACACCTTCAAAAAAGGCCACCGCCTGATGGTGCAGGTGCAAAGCACCTGGTTCCCGCTCGTGGACCGCAACCCGCAGCAGTTTCTCAACATCTCCACCGCCAAAGCAGCGGATTTCCAGAAGGCTACCATCCGCCTCTACCACGACGCCGCCCACCCCTCGGGGCTGACGCTGCCCGTGGTGGGGCCCTAG
- a CDS encoding S41 family peptidase yields MKTLFLPLLLALPPLGAPAAPAPAPVPVPYFSEPAVSPDRQELAFVSGGDIWTVPVAGGEARLLVAHPATESRPLYAPDGRSVAFVSTRTGNGDVYVLALETGELRRLTFDDAPDQLDNWSADGKWLYYSSTSHDIAGMNDLYRLPAAGGTPTPVSADRYVNEFYAAPSPDGRRVAFAARGIAASQWWRHGHSHLDESEIWLRREGPGAPTYEALTPGGAKQLWPMWGAGGQQLYYVSDRNGPENIWALNPAGGPAAAHAVTTFADGRVLWPSISYDGQLIAFERNFQLWTLDPATGRARAVPVRRRGAPAGPAVERLRYTDRWQGLALSPDGTKVAFVAHGEVFAASAADGGEATRLSATPTAESDVVWAPNSSRVVYTSERDGPAHFYGYDFGTGRETRLTNAARADAFPCFSPDGKQLAFERDARELRVLDLATGQERLVATGQFGRPPLSADRPLAWAPDGRWLAFMSGGTRSFTNVSVVPAAGGKAQAVSFLGNGNSNALSWSPDGKYLLFDTGQRTEDAQLARVDLQPRTPRFREDQFRDLFREQPAPSPGLPGRNTDPVIKPASPKRPATLPGVDSAGAKGGAGAPAGGRSGRNGAPVSIVFADIRRRLSLLPVGVNVGSHAISPDGKWLLLTASAAGQTNLYVFPLDELSKEPAVVRQLTSTTGAKRDAQFAPNSKEIYYLDQGVIKVVPLEAAKGPAPRTVAVTAEMDVDFEQEKMAVFDEAWTRLRDFFNDSTFNGVDWAAQRAQFAPLVAGARTPDEARRLTNLMIGELNASHSGMNPAPAAGGAVPPATGRLGLRFDAAEYEQSGRLRIVAVLPLGAGALAGLRPGDELLAVDGQPIGPRTNLDELLQYKVGRRVTLRVRSATAATSADLQPAAAAPKGRKNCRTAPAGAPATARDVVVRPLSRDTEKALDYRQWVEERRAYVAKASGGRLGYVHMFDMSAGALAQLYLDLDTENLGRDGVVVDVRNNNGGFVNVYAIDVLTRRSYLTMSSRSQPRPVLARGALGQRALELPTVLVTNQHSLSDAEDFSEGYRAGQLGKIVGEPTGGWIIFTSNISLLDGSSLRLPGSTIRAVRDGKIMEMNPRPVDVPVSNPVGASYQGKDAQLDTAVRELLAQLPAKAGGTSTGGH; encoded by the coding sequence GCGATGTGTACGTGCTGGCCCTGGAAACCGGGGAGCTGCGCCGCCTCACGTTTGACGACGCGCCCGACCAGCTCGATAACTGGTCGGCCGATGGCAAGTGGCTGTACTACAGCTCCACCAGCCACGACATTGCCGGCATGAACGACCTGTACCGGCTGCCCGCCGCCGGGGGCACGCCCACGCCCGTGAGCGCCGACCGCTACGTGAACGAGTTCTACGCCGCGCCCAGCCCTGACGGGCGCCGCGTGGCGTTTGCGGCGCGCGGCATTGCGGCCAGCCAATGGTGGCGCCACGGCCACAGCCACTTGGACGAGTCCGAAATCTGGCTGCGGCGCGAGGGCCCCGGGGCCCCCACCTACGAGGCCCTGACGCCCGGCGGCGCCAAGCAGCTCTGGCCGATGTGGGGCGCGGGCGGCCAGCAGCTCTACTACGTATCGGACCGCAACGGGCCCGAGAACATCTGGGCCCTGAACCCGGCCGGGGGCCCCGCCGCGGCGCACGCCGTCACCACCTTCGCCGACGGGCGGGTGCTGTGGCCCAGCATTTCCTACGATGGCCAGCTCATTGCCTTCGAGCGCAACTTCCAGCTCTGGACCCTCGACCCCGCCACCGGCCGGGCCCGCGCCGTGCCCGTGCGGCGGCGCGGGGCCCCGGCCGGCCCGGCCGTTGAGCGCCTGCGCTACACCGACCGCTGGCAGGGCCTGGCCCTCTCGCCCGACGGCACCAAGGTGGCCTTCGTGGCGCACGGCGAGGTATTTGCCGCGTCGGCGGCTGATGGCGGCGAAGCCACCCGGCTCTCGGCCACGCCCACGGCCGAATCCGACGTGGTGTGGGCTCCCAACAGCAGCCGCGTGGTGTACACTTCGGAGCGCGACGGGCCGGCCCACTTCTACGGCTACGACTTCGGCACCGGCCGGGAAACGCGCCTCACCAACGCCGCCCGCGCCGATGCGTTTCCGTGCTTTTCGCCCGATGGCAAGCAGCTGGCGTTCGAGCGCGACGCCCGCGAGCTGCGGGTGCTGGACCTGGCCACCGGGCAGGAGCGCCTGGTGGCCACCGGCCAGTTTGGGCGGCCCCCGCTGAGTGCCGACCGGCCGCTGGCCTGGGCCCCCGACGGGCGCTGGCTGGCGTTTATGAGCGGTGGCACGCGCAGCTTCACCAACGTGTCGGTGGTACCGGCGGCGGGCGGCAAGGCGCAGGCGGTGAGCTTCTTGGGCAACGGCAACAGCAACGCCCTCTCGTGGAGCCCCGACGGCAAGTACCTGCTCTTCGACACCGGCCAGCGCACGGAGGACGCCCAGCTGGCCCGCGTGGACTTGCAGCCGCGCACCCCGCGCTTCCGCGAGGACCAGTTCCGCGACCTGTTTCGGGAGCAGCCTGCCCCCAGCCCCGGCCTGCCCGGCCGCAACACCGACCCGGTAATAAAGCCCGCCAGCCCCAAGCGCCCGGCCACGCTGCCGGGCGTCGATTCGGCCGGTGCGAAAGGCGGCGCGGGGGCCCCGGCCGGCGGCCGCAGCGGGCGGAATGGGGCCCCGGTCAGCATCGTGTTTGCCGACATTCGGCGGCGGCTGAGCTTGCTGCCGGTGGGCGTGAACGTAGGCAGCCACGCCATCAGCCCCGACGGCAAGTGGCTGCTGCTCACGGCTTCGGCCGCCGGGCAGACAAACCTGTACGTTTTCCCGCTCGATGAATTGAGCAAGGAGCCGGCTGTGGTGCGCCAGCTTACCTCCACCACCGGCGCCAAGCGCGACGCCCAGTTTGCCCCCAACAGCAAGGAAATCTACTACCTGGACCAGGGCGTTATCAAAGTGGTGCCGCTGGAAGCCGCGAAGGGCCCCGCGCCCCGCACCGTGGCCGTGACGGCGGAGATGGACGTGGACTTCGAGCAGGAGAAAATGGCCGTGTTCGACGAGGCCTGGACGCGCCTGCGCGACTTCTTCAACGACTCGACCTTCAACGGCGTGGACTGGGCCGCCCAGCGCGCCCAATTCGCGCCGCTGGTGGCCGGGGCCCGCACGCCCGACGAGGCCCGCCGCCTGACCAACCTGATGATTGGCGAGCTAAACGCCTCGCACTCGGGCATGAACCCCGCGCCGGCCGCCGGCGGGGCGGTGCCGCCCGCCACCGGCCGCCTCGGCCTGCGCTTCGACGCCGCGGAATACGAGCAGAGTGGCCGCCTGCGCATTGTGGCGGTGCTGCCGCTGGGCGCCGGGGCCCTGGCCGGCCTGCGCCCCGGCGACGAGCTGCTGGCCGTGGACGGCCAGCCCATCGGCCCGCGCACCAACCTCGACGAGCTGCTGCAATACAAGGTGGGCCGCCGCGTGACGTTGCGCGTGCGCAGCGCTACCGCCGCCACATCGGCCGATTTGCAGCCGGCCGCCGCCGCGCCCAAAGGCCGGAAAAACTGCCGCACCGCGCCCGCCGGGGCCCCCGCTACCGCCCGCGACGTGGTGGTGCGCCCGCTGAGCCGCGACACCGAAAAGGCCCTCGACTACCGCCAGTGGGTGGAGGAGCGCCGCGCCTACGTGGCCAAGGCCAGCGGCGGCCGCCTGGGCTACGTGCACATGTTTGATATGTCGGCCGGGGCCCTGGCGCAGCTGTACCTCGACCTTGACACCGAGAACCTGGGCCGCGACGGCGTGGTGGTGGACGTGCGCAACAACAACGGCGGCTTCGTGAACGTGTACGCCATCGACGTGCTCACGCGCCGCAGCTACCTCACCATGAGCAGCCGCAGCCAGCCGCGGCCCGTGCTGGCCCGCGGGGCCCTGGGCCAGCGCGCCCTGGAGCTGCCCACGGTGCTCGTCACCAACCAGCACTCGCTCTCCGACGCGGAGGATTTCAGCGAGGGCTACCGGGCCGGGCAGCTGGGCAAAATCGTGGGCGAGCCCACCGGCGGCTGGATCATCTTCACCTCCAATATTTCCTTGCTCGACGGCTCCAGTCTGCGCCTGCCCGGCAGCACCATCCGGGCCGTGCGCGACGGCAAAATTATGGAAATGAACCCCCGCCCCGTGGACGTGCCCGTGAGCAACCCCGTGGGCGCCAGCTACCAAGGCAAAGACGCGCAGCTCGACACCGCCGTCCGCGAGCTACTGGCCCAGCTGCCCGCCAAGGCCGGCGGCACCAGCACCGGCGGGCACTAG
- a CDS encoding MGH1-like glycoside hydrolase domain-containing protein, giving the protein MKYLVLPAAVAGNLLVMACQTQKTLTAAGPAPAPTSAAVWHSDAYTVLRDAVVQGPYRATAASATALTSNYHSPARALSPRIAFKFSLNGKDNELPAGQNHSFVALRGPGAAGTGALETPVIVFGQPGPEAAAVPDGATLAPGTSVKIRLDLRPVLAAFQKDGFYTNFKGEKIYQQDLKHVLVAGDVAPLSWDFDNLVNKPELELHDPNGTGIYETTLVLNAPDAAKTTAQEWHQTIKTDDFPQYSSEYPLADALYNLALEEARRAVEPDSTFRTGKEWAGVWTRDISYSILLAQATLQPRSAMKSLLRKVSPQGRIIQDTGTGGAYPCSTDRVIWAVAAWEIYKVTGDEAWLRKVYPIVQQSIADDVQNAYNPETGLVRGESSFLDWREQTYPRWMQPADIYQSENLGTNAVHAQANTVLAAMARQLGHPEVAAVHERLANQIRHGVNQYLWLEKAGYYGQFRYGRVFGSVSPRAEALGEALSVCFGVADATRAKTVVERTPTVPFGVPCIYPQIPGIPPYHNDAVWPFVQSFWALAAAQTGNDASLTESMAAIYRPAALFLTNKENFVASTGDFAGTQINSSNMLWSLSGSLGLVYKVLFGMHYETDRLVFRPFVPQAFQGPRKLTNFRYRGAVLDVEMNGFGNEIQTITLDGQPLPDAAVPATLTGRHALRIVLRSQAPAAAPVNRVANRFSPETPQVTYAKNRLSWAPVAGAKSYKVLKNAQVITANANPATGWPVPTAAFAEYQVVAVDAQGLESFASEPVAVAGEGVGPQLVPLVTVAPKSKLPYQGFTGAGFVETSTTKNAALAIPVTVPEAGLYALDFRYANGNGPINTENKCAIRTLRSGAGALLGTVVLPQRGTGEWSNWGFTNPLLVRLEKGKNTLRLALEPANTNMNIAVNQAMLDYLRVQRVQ; this is encoded by the coding sequence ATGAAATACTTGGTGCTTCCGGCCGCTGTGGCCGGCAACTTGTTGGTGATGGCCTGCCAAACGCAAAAAACACTGACCGCCGCCGGTCCCGCGCCGGCCCCCACGTCTGCCGCGGTGTGGCACTCCGACGCCTATACCGTGCTGCGCGACGCCGTGGTGCAGGGCCCCTACCGGGCCACGGCCGCCTCCGCCACGGCCCTGACATCCAACTACCACAGCCCAGCCCGGGCCTTGAGCCCGCGCATCGCCTTCAAATTCAGCCTCAACGGCAAGGACAACGAGCTGCCGGCCGGCCAAAACCACAGCTTCGTGGCGCTACGGGGCCCCGGAGCGGCGGGCACGGGGGCCCTGGAAACGCCGGTCATCGTGTTCGGCCAGCCGGGGCCCGAAGCCGCCGCGGTGCCCGATGGCGCCACGCTGGCGCCGGGCACGTCGGTGAAGATTCGGCTTGATTTGCGGCCCGTGCTGGCGGCGTTTCAGAAGGACGGGTTTTACACCAACTTCAAGGGCGAAAAGATTTACCAGCAGGACCTGAAGCACGTGCTGGTGGCCGGCGACGTGGCCCCGCTGAGCTGGGATTTTGACAACCTGGTGAACAAGCCCGAATTGGAACTGCACGACCCCAACGGCACTGGCATCTACGAAACCACGCTGGTACTGAACGCGCCTGATGCTGCCAAAACCACCGCCCAGGAGTGGCACCAGACCATTAAAACGGACGATTTCCCGCAGTATTCTTCCGAGTATCCGCTGGCCGATGCCCTCTACAACCTAGCTTTGGAGGAGGCCCGCCGCGCCGTGGAGCCCGACAGCACTTTCCGCACCGGCAAGGAGTGGGCGGGCGTGTGGACGCGCGACATCAGCTACTCCATCCTCCTGGCGCAGGCCACGTTGCAGCCGCGCTCGGCCATGAAAAGCCTGCTCCGCAAGGTGTCGCCCCAGGGCCGCATCATCCAGGACACGGGCACGGGCGGGGCCTACCCGTGCTCGACGGACCGCGTGATTTGGGCCGTGGCGGCCTGGGAAATCTACAAGGTGACCGGCGACGAGGCCTGGCTGCGTAAGGTGTACCCCATTGTGCAGCAGTCCATTGCCGACGATGTGCAGAACGCCTACAACCCCGAAACTGGCCTGGTGCGCGGCGAGTCGTCGTTTCTGGACTGGCGCGAGCAAACCTACCCGCGCTGGATGCAGCCGGCCGACATTTACCAGAGCGAGAACCTGGGCACCAACGCCGTGCACGCCCAGGCCAACACCGTGCTGGCCGCCATGGCCCGCCAGCTGGGCCACCCCGAGGTGGCCGCCGTTCACGAGCGCTTGGCCAACCAAATCCGCCACGGCGTGAACCAGTACCTGTGGCTCGAAAAAGCCGGCTACTACGGCCAGTTCCGCTACGGGCGCGTGTTCGGCAGCGTGTCGCCGCGGGCCGAGGCCCTGGGCGAAGCCCTGAGCGTGTGCTTCGGCGTGGCCGACGCGACAAGGGCCAAAACGGTGGTGGAACGCACGCCCACCGTGCCGTTCGGCGTACCCTGCATCTACCCCCAGATTCCCGGCATCCCGCCCTACCACAACGACGCCGTGTGGCCCTTCGTGCAGAGCTTTTGGGCCCTGGCCGCCGCCCAAACCGGCAACGACGCCTCCCTCACCGAGAGCATGGCCGCCATTTACCGCCCGGCGGCGCTGTTCCTTACCAACAAAGAGAACTTCGTGGCCAGCACCGGCGACTTCGCCGGCACCCAAATCAACTCCTCCAACATGCTCTGGAGCCTGTCGGGCAGCCTCGGGCTGGTGTACAAGGTGCTGTTCGGCATGCACTACGAAACCGACCGGCTAGTGTTCCGACCGTTTGTGCCGCAGGCTTTTCAGGGCCCTCGCAAGCTGACGAACTTCCGCTACCGCGGGGCGGTGCTGGATGTGGAAATGAACGGCTTCGGTAATGAAATTCAGACTATTACGCTCGACGGCCAGCCGCTGCCCGACGCGGCCGTGCCCGCCACCCTCACCGGCCGCCACGCCCTGCGCATCGTGCTGCGTAGCCAGGCTCCGGCCGCCGCGCCCGTCAACCGCGTGGCCAACCGGTTTTCGCCCGAAACGCCGCAGGTCACCTACGCCAAAAACCGCCTCAGCTGGGCCCCCGTGGCCGGCGCGAAAAGCTACAAAGTGCTGAAGAACGCCCAGGTCATCACCGCCAACGCCAACCCGGCCACCGGTTGGCCGGTGCCCACGGCCGCCTTCGCCGAGTACCAGGTGGTGGCCGTGGACGCCCAGGGCCTGGAGTCGTTTGCCAGCGAGCCGGTGGCCGTAGCCGGCGAAGGCGTGGGGCCCCAGTTGGTGCCGCTCGTCACGGTGGCGCCCAAGTCGAAGCTGCCCTACCAGGGCTTCACGGGCGCGGGCTTCGTGGAAACCAGCACCACCAAAAACGCCGCCCTGGCCATTCCCGTCACGGTGCCCGAGGCCGGCCTCTACGCCCTCGATTTCCGCTACGCCAACGGCAACGGCCCGATTAACACCGAGAATAAGTGCGCCATCCGCACGCTGCGCAGCGGCGCGGGGGCCCTGCTCGGCACCGTGGTGCTGCCCCAGCGCGGCACCGGCGAGTGGTCGAACTGGGGCTTCACCAACCCCCTCCTGGTGCGCCTCGAAAAAGGCAAAAATACCCTGCGCCTGGCCCTGGAGCCCGCCAATACCAACATGAACATCGCCGTGAACCAAGCCATGCTCGACTACCTGCGGGTGCAGCGGGTGCAGTAA